Proteins from one Anopheles nili chromosome 2, idAnoNiliSN_F5_01, whole genome shotgun sequence genomic window:
- the LOC128728625 gene encoding antigen 5 like allergen Cul n 1-like, translating into MRFILAVWALLLTTTGSMVVEAFDHCAASKDLCPTPGTRHVACNGRQFSATCTDPKLIKMKLNYREQILEFHNRLRNNLACGYFRRFAEASSMEQLHWDNKLARIAEYNARTCVFEHDECRNTRKFRTVGQNLAINWFYGVNITVSQALDIFQRHWYLEYSKGHQKQLDRYNEHSIRAGIGHFTQMIHADTQYVGCAMVRFHGNRQGTSVTQYYLVCNYSEGNLYERPVYRKGRRCSKCKYGCRSDPYRCLCHRPQN; encoded by the exons ATGCGATTTATCTTAGCTGTTTGGGCGCTACTGCTTACAACCACCGGTAGCATGGTGGTAGAAGCGTTTGATCATTGTGCCGCCTCAAAGGATCTCTGTCCGACTCCCGGTACACGCCATGTTGCATGCAATGGACGACAGTTTTCGGCAACCTGTACCGATCCAAAGTTGATCAAGATGAAGCTCAACTATCGGGAGCAAATACTGGAGTTCCACAACAGGCTTCGAAACAACCTGGCGTGCGGATACTTTCGTCGATTCGCGGAAGCTAGCTCTATGGAACAGTTG CACTGGGACAATAAGCTTGCGCGGATAGCCGAATACAATGCACGCACGTGCGTGTTTGAGCACGATGAGTGTAGGAATACACGCAAATTCCGCACAGTCGGCCAGAATCTCGCCATCAACTGGTTCTACGGAGTGAACATCACAGTGTCGCAAGCACTGGACATATTTCAACGCCACTGGTACCTGGAGTACAGCAAGGGCCACCAGAAACAGCTCGATCGCTACAACGAACACTCGATCCGGGCCGGAATCGGTCACTTCACGCAGATGATACACGCCGACACGCAGTACGTGGGATGTGCGATGGTTCGCTTCCACGGTAACCGACAGGGAACGTCTGTAACGCAGTACTATCTCGTGTGCAACTACTCCGAGGGTAACCTGTACGAGCGACCCGTCTATCGGAAAGGTAGACGCTGCAGTAAATGCAAGTACGGGTGCAGAAGCGACCCGTATCGGTGTCTTTGCCATCGGCCACAAAATTAA
- the LOC128721737 gene encoding STE20-like serine/threonine-protein kinase codes for MSFLSNLKKVLHFGSGEAKKKRLFNNIRMDTDPTDFWDMIGELGDGAFGKVYKAQSKETRQLAAAKMCTLEDEENLSDHMVEIDILSEIKHSNIVGLYEAFSIDDKLWMLIEYCDGGALDSIMVELEKPLTEAQIAYVCKHMCAGLNHLHKNKVIHRDLKAGNVLLTMDGGVKLADFGVSAKNKHTMQKHDTFIGTPYWMAPELVLCETFRDNPYDFKVDIWSLGITLIEFAQMEPPNSEMSPMRVLLKIQKSEPPKLDQPSKWTKNFNDFLARTLVKDPQQRPSTEVLMGLPFISGNLDSKPIKDLLLEYKADVVEEELVDEEAEEPRNSALPLDLDDDSSSLQSQETDKLPDTPTSLSKSSRDSKESTPVPTTEDDPSKSKISPTMPIPTAAAGSIGSVPPEPSIPASTDTKPEPKKAQPPPPAASIVPSGVETLPPSAIKPQLSSSNISGAVVNVPAPVLPVPKEVIAELPSVVDPAQDPISVEQRKMAVGGGSSGSAVKKGPAPPPPLTPTSPTVKQPHAMLPLGLAVSKEDSVPPTPPETPQTPTESDVTSKPLDRPDAMALAGAMPPPPPALMRMGSSGLVEEQTKSPRKEHAPVPPFGGMPSPKASTPPGSKPSASINEYPSSPKANLAFTNTSNNVAIPRAVHPPSTQQDEGEDDGVKMVTATSTPSSVRHQLPHHATLMNTSSSSSTTSITINDATVLADPSNSLASNVAQVTVVTSHPPVIIDNSLPLAPAAASSGSSSSASSTKSFGSSQQRRSRVISPPAAGPHDEVVIVSNELNKTHVNESSTDDDFQSLDSLENVSPRHQPIRTQSQSAGGGRAIARKLDESEVLIVSSGFDERRDVDELIASLPDRDVDAFGDGDVFSTSGNNMLNNSSKLLLDTSHVSVVTVGEEEVKVKDSSQHHPQLVNNPHSSPHHYHHDSTSDLSNVSCGPSESSDDVKVDIVVGGRQHPPQQQQQQHASHHLHQQQRSPSGSSISLPSQSGKAGAGAGGVLNGNKFNGTEFHQSREDVNIIVNKRKIEKSRISPDSSVGSLEGGGSVRSASTPIHQNYHMHQHGAGGVVVTGGYQHHQRTGSSGVAPAATKHLHDRSDAESIATTTSHDSREQAAADLEDEVTLRRKPLPSLDLHDEKVPTVPVGTTTSGTSNLANAGGAGATTTPAGATTAGTGPAAGTAAVGGNGAAGIKKANRNFTKEELHLQNLKKKTRKRTRKFEIDGVQVTTTTSKVIYSDEDSNTLYDDHLFRKQELRELKMLQKQEKKQFYDLQGKEAIAKEQQEKKFEQERLQLERTFEADMDVLARQHRQTVEKFEQQQEAELRNTSKKIRAEQERDLKLFRDSLKQEIRLLKQEVDLLPKEKRKDEFRKRKTQMEFEHEEREKAFLSSLSENHELALRRISEIYREKLSATDKGYLQQKQTALRTREAMLWELEEKHIHDKHQLAKRHVKDICFMQRHQMIIRHEKELDQIKRMITRKEEELLKRQTIERRALPKRIRAERKARDMMFRESLRISMTTDPEVEREKLKKFQEQEKKRYNQEQLRFETKHSKQLEELRATSDGSIKELEQLQNEKRKQLLEHETAKLRECDEGLQKELREWKAQLMPRKQAIEKDLSRMVDVLEDRWGPVDRREFDGEFIVPPELRNRTNSLNTLSLRLLNITRSRTFLTLPTMANGGAFGVGPGGAGGGGGGGTNRNSIHNSVPDLTRSMPNTPNSGHKLSLASSYDSVLEENEGENQPPTMVSGRNGAAGGKAGSAYQNSSAIRYIHTNDPVVSGNVHVRRKSEDILSGKSRTTRIPIKSFLHSNVGAAREEYGGGTSSSYYTGNGYRSGPPMSYYADSKDRVVSIRVNNQAVNRKPANVFEGMTNRTNAPTGGTMPRRTSAGWGSTRLGENTFATASDANINRLTTFSSARGGLPLPTTNGNDGSRKSGMPGLKLSPSTPVLLTPSREDDTVV; via the exons ATGTCGTTCCTAAGCAACCTGAAAAAGGTGCTGCACTTCGGCAGTGGGGaggcgaagaagaagcgcCTGTTCAACAACATCCGCATGGACACCGATCCGACCGACTTTTGGGACATGATCGGGGAGCTCGGTGATGGCGCATTCGGTAAGGTGTATAAGGCGCAGAGCAAAGAAACGAGACAGCTGGCAGCGGCCAAGATGTGTACGCTTGAGGACGAGGAAAACCTGAGCGATCATATGGTGGAGATTGACATCCTGTCTGAGATCAAGCATTCGAACATTGTCGGGCTGTACGAGGCGTTCTCGATCGACGACAAGCTATGG aTGCTGATAGAATATTGTGATGGCGGTGCCTTAGATAGTATTATGGTGGAGCTGGAGAAACCGCTCACCGAGGCGCAGATTGCTTACGTGTGCAAGCACATGTGCGCTGGACTGAACCATTTACACAAGAACAAGGTGATACACCGGGACTTGAAGGCCGGCAACGTGTTGCTGACGATGGACGGTGGCGTTAAACTAG CGGATTTTGGCGTTTCGGCCAAGAATAAGCACACGATGCAGAAGCACGACACGTTCATCGGGACACCCTACTGGATGGCGCCGGAGCTGGTCTTGTGCGAAACGTTCCGTGACAATCCGTACGACTTCAAGGTCGACATTTGGTCACTCGGCATCACGCTGATCGAATTCGCGCAGATGGAACCACCGAACAGTGAAATGTCCCCGATGCGGGTGCTGCTTAAGATCcagaaaagcgaaccaccTAAGCTGGACCAACCGTCGAAGTGGACGAAAAACTTCAACGACTTTCTCGCGCGCACGCTGGTGAAG gaTCCGCAGCAGAGGCCATCGACCGAGGTGCTTATGGGGTTACCATTCATCAGCGGCAATCTGGACTCGAAACCCATCAAGGACCTGCTGCTCGAGTACAAGGCGGATGTCGTCGAGGAGGAGCTGGTGGACGAGGAGGCAGAG GAACCCCGCAATTCTGCTCTTCCTCTCGACTTGGATGATGATTCTTCTTCTCTGCAGAGTCAAGAAACTGATAAGC TTCCAGATACACCAACGTCCCTATCGAAGTCGTCCAGGGATTCGAAAGAGTCTACGCCCGTTCCTACTACCGAAGATGATCCTAGCAAATCGAAGATTAGCCCGACGATGCCGATCCCTACCGCTGCCGCCGGATCGATTGGATCAGTCCCGCCGGAACCATCGATTCCAGCAAGCACAGACACCAAACCGGAACCGAAGAAAGCCcaacctccaccaccagcagcatcaatAGTACCGAGTGGTGTTGAAACATTACCACCTTCAGCAATCAAACCGCAACTTTCTTCATCGAACATTAGCGGGGCCGTGGTAAATGTTCCCGCACCGGTATTACCGGTGCCAAAGGAGGTCATTGCAGAGCTACCATCCGTAGTAGATCCAGCTCAGGACCCGATCAGCGTTGAACAGCGGAAAATGGCTGTAGGTGGTGGTTCTTCTGGTTCAGCGGTCAAAAAGGGACCAGCTCCACCGCCACCTCTAACACCGACATCGCCCACGGTGAAGCAACCACATGCGATGTTGCCTCTAGGTTTGGCCGTATCGAAGGAGGATTCGGTTCCTCCAACGCCACCGGAAACGCCACAAACGCCAACCGAAAGCGACGTCACAAGCAAGCCACTCGATCGTCCGGATGCGATGGCACTGGCCGGTGCTATGCCACCACCTCCGCCAGCATTGATGCGTATGGGAAGCAGTGGTCTGGTCGAAGAGCAAACAAAGTCTCCCCGAAAGGAGCACGCGCCAGTTCCGCCATTCGGTGGGATGCCAAGTCCCAAGGCTTCTACCCCTCCTGGGTCAAAACCATCGGCTAGCATCAACGAGTATCCTTCGTCGCCGAAAGCGAACCTAGCGTTCACTAACACTAGTAATAATGTTGCCATTCCGAGAGCGGTCCATCCGCCTTCAACACAGCAGGACGAAGGTGAAGACGATGGGGTGAAGATGGTCACTGCTACATCGACACCGTCCTCAGTGCGCCACCAGCTGCCTCACCATGCCACACTAATGAACAcctcgtcttcgtcgtcgacCACATCCATTACCATCAACGATGCTACCGTGCTAGCCGATCCTTCGAACAGCTTGGCGAGCAACGTGGCACAGGTGACCGTGGTCACAAGCCATCCGCCGGTAATCATCGATAACTCGCTACCTCtggcaccggcagcagcatctTCAGGAAGCTCATCCTCAGCATCGTCAACGAAATCGTTCGGATCGTCGCAGCAGCGCCGCTCGCGTGTCATATCTCCACCGGCGGCCGGTCCCCACGATGAGGTTGTGATCGTATCGAACGAGCTGAATAAAACCCACGTCAACGAGTCATCGACGGACGACGATTTCCAATCGCTGGACAGCTTGGAAAATGTGTCACCACGTCACCAACCGATCCGCACGCAGTCACAATCGGCTGGCGGTGGTCGAGCGATCGCACGAAAGTTGGACGAAAGCGAGGTGCTTATCGTTAGTTCCGGCTTCGACGAACGGCGCGATGTTGATGAGTTGATCGCGTCGCTTCCGGATCGGGATGTGGATGCGTTCGGTGATGGAGACGTGTTCAGCACCAGCGGCAATAATATGCTAAACAACAGCAGTAAACTGCTGCTCGACACTAGTCATGTATCGGTGGTCACGGTGGGTGAGGAGGAGGTTAAGGTGAAGGACTCCTCTCAGCATCATCCCCAACTGGTCAACAATCCGCATTCGTCTCCGCATCATTACCACCACGATTCCACCAGTGACTTGTCGAATGTTAGCTGTGGCCCTAGCGAATCTAGTGACGACGTTAAGGTGGACATTGTGGTCGGCGGTAGGCAGCATccaccgcaacagcagcagcaacagcatgcTTCACATCAtctgcaccagcaacaacgaTCCCCATCGGGTTCGTCGATTTCCCTGCCAAGCCAATCGGGTAAGGCAGgcgccggtgccggtggtgtgtTGAATGGCAATAAGTTTAACGGCACTGAGTTCCATCAGAGCCGCGAGGATGTTAATATCATAGTGAATAAGCGGAAGATCGAGAAGTCGCGGATTTCCCCGGACAGCAGTGTCGGTTCGCTCGAAGGCGGTGGATCGGTACGTTCGGCTAGCACGCCAATCCATCAGAATTATCATATGCATCAGCACGGTGCTGGCGGTGTTGTGGTCACGGGCGGATATCAACACCACCAGCGTACCGGAAGCAGCGGCGTTGCGCCAGCAGCCACGAAGCATCTGCACGATCGTAGCGATGCGGAGAGTATTGCAACCACCACTAGTCACGATAGTCGCGAGCAGGCAGCAGCCGATCTGGAAGATGAGGTTACCTTGCGACGGAAGCCACTACCCTCGCTGGATCTTCATGATGAGAAAGTACCCACCGTCCCGGTTGGAACGACAACCTCCGGCACGTCCAACCTGGCTAATgcgggtggtgctggtgcgacAACAACACCGGCGGGTGCTACGACGGCCGGAACTGGTCCAGCCGCCGGAACTGCCGCTGTCGGTGGTAACGGTGCGGCGGGTATCAAAAAGGCGAACCGCAACTTCACCAAGGAGGAACTGCACCTGCAGAAtctgaagaagaaaacacgcaAACGAACGCGCAAGTTCGAAATCGATGGCGTGCAGGTGACAACCACCACGAGTAAGGTGATTTATAGCGATGAGGACAGCAACACGCTGTACGACGACCACCTGTTCCGTAAGCAGGAGCTCCGTGAGCTGAAAATGCTCcagaagcaagaaaagaagCAGTTTTACGATCTGCAGGGTAAGGAAGCGATCGCCAAAGagcagcaggagaaaaaaTTCGAACAGGAGCGCCTACAGCTGGAGCGAACCTTCGAGGCGGACATGGACGTGTTGGCACGGCAACATCGGCAGACGGTGGAGAagttcgagcagcagcaggaagcaGAGCTGCGCAACACCTCCAAAAAGATTCGTGCCGAACAGGAGCGAGATCTTAAGCTG TTCCGCGACAGCTTAAAGCAAGAAATACGACTGCTAAAGCAGGAGGTGGACCTGCTgccaaaggaaaagcgaaaagatgAATTCCGCAAGCGAAAAACGCAGATGGAATTCGAGCACGAGGAGCGGGAAAAGGCGTTCCTGTCGTCGCTGTCGGAAAATCATGAACTGGCCCTGCGAAGGATCAGCGAGATCTATCGCGAAAAACTGTCGGCCACCGACAAGGGCTACTTGCAGCAGAAACAAACG GCATTGAGAACACGCGAAGCGATGCTGTGGGAGCTGGAGGAGAAACATATCCACGATAAACACCAGCTGGCAAAACGTCACGTAAAGGACATTTGCTTTATGCAGCGCCACCAGATGATTATACGGCACGAGAAGGAATTGGATCAAATCAAACG CATGATCACCCGAAAGGAGGAGGAACTGCTGAAGCGACAGACGATCGAGAGGCGAGCACTGCCAAAGAGAATCCGCGCCGAGCGGAAGGCTCGCGACATGATGTTCCGTGAGTCGTTGCGCATTTCGATGACCACCGATCCAGAAGTTGAACgggaaaagttgaaaaag tTCCAAGAGCAAGAGAAGAAACGGTACAACCAGGAGCAACTGCGGTTTGAAACCAAGCACAGTAAACAGCTTGAAGAGCTGAGAGCTACCTCAGACGGTTCGATTAA AGAGCTGGAGCAGCTACAgaacgaaaagcgaaagcagcTTCTAGAGCACGAAACGGCGAAGCTTCGCGAATGCGACGAAGGATTGCAAAAGGAGCTGCGTGAGTGGAAGGCCCAACTAATGCCCCGCAAACAG GCCATTGAGAAGGACCTGAGCCGCATGGTGGACGTGCTCGAGGACCGCTGGGGTCCGGTGGATCGGCGCGAGTTCGATGGCGAATTTATCGTGCCGCCGGAGCTGCGCAATCGCACCAACTCGCTCAATACGCTCTCGCTCCGGTTGCTGAACATCACGCGCTCCCGTACGTTCCTAACGCTTCCCACAATGGCGAACGGTGGTGCGTTCGGTGTTGGACCCGGTGgtgcaggtggtggtggtggtggtggcactaACCGGAACAGTATACACAACTCGGTGCCGGATCTGACCCGGTCCATGCCGAACACGCCCAACTCGGGCCACAAACTTTCGCTCGCCTCATCGTACGATTCGGTGCTGGAAGAGAACGAGGGCGAAAATCAGCCACCGACGATGGTGAGCGGACGGAATGGTGCGGCTGGTGGCAAGGCGGGTTCTGCTTACCAGAATTCGTCCGCAATACGGTACATCCACACCAACGATCCGGTGGTCAGTGGTAACGTTCACGTGCGACGTAAATCCGAGGATATACTGTCCGGGAAATCACGAACCACGCGCATTCCAATCAAATCGTTCCTTCACTCGAACGTTGGAGCGGCTCGGGAAGAGTATGGCGGTGGTACGTCGTCCTCGTACTACACCGGAAATGGTTACCGCAGTGGACCGCCAATGTCGTACTACGCCGACTCGAAGGATCGCGTTGTTTCGATACGCGTTAACAACCAGGCGGTCAACCGAAAGCCAGCGAACGTGTTCGAGGGCATGACCAACCGGACAAACGCACCGACCGGTGGGACAATGCCACGCCGGACGTCCGCTGGTTGGGGATCGACCCGGTTAGGCGAGAACACCTTTGCCACTGCGTCCGACGCTAACATCAACCGGTTGACGACATTTAGCTCCGCTCGTGGAGGACTTCCGCTCCCAACCACGAACGGGAATGACGGAAGTCGAAAATCCGGCATGCCGGGTTTGAAATTGTCACCCTCCACACCGGTGTTGCTAACACCGAGTAGAGAGGACGATACGGTTGTCTAA